From the genome of Lysinibacter sp. HNR:
AAAAGCAGCGTAGGCCAGATCTACATACGGACCCTCACAACACAGTGGCTTCACAGAGCGCAACTAAACCCAACATATCGAATCCGGGGTATTACCTGACTGAAAGATTTATAGTAGTGCCCATGAACCGTTCCACGCAGAGCTAGTTGCCTTGCGAGAGTCAGCTGACTTACGAACGAAACACTCACTGACCCCGTCTGCGCTGATCTAAAAACTTGCGCCCAGAAAATTCGATTATTGCCTCGGATACCGTGACGATCCGCCTGCAAAAATCAGTGCTTCCGTCAACGCCTCTCCTTGATCCGCCGTTGGAGCCGGAAAAATAGTGCTATCGATAAGCAAATTCCCCACAGCTGCCGCCTATAATCTTTTCTTCATTGTTTCTACTCCTAATATCCACATCCTTCATCGACATACCGAATCACGTCTACACGGTCGAGGGGAAACAAACCATAAGCATATAGAAAATAAATGAATCCAAAACTAATATTTACTTATATTAAGTAATATTTAAATGTTTTTAACAATCTAATAATTGCATAATAAAAATAGACTTGTCAACTTTTAGATCCACACAGATCCCATAGCCACCCCAGCCCTTCACCACTGAAGTGCCCACCCACAACGGCAGGCGGTCACGCCATAGATCCAACGTGGTGACGATACACCATGAGGCACCAGCTAGTCTCTGGTATTTTATACATTCAGGTTACGTAAATTTATATTGCCGCAAGAAAGGTGGGAAAAAATCCGGATCTCAAGACAAGCCTTGAGATCCGGAGAAGAGAGTTCTATGATAATGATGATCATTTACTTAAAATCAATAAGGAAACATTCTCATGGAAAATAATCCATACCGGGTTATTAAAAATTTCACTGTCGCAGCAGTATCACTTTCTATTGCTTCAACACTCTTTTCTGCAGGCGTAGCCTATGCCACACCGCAGAGCGAACCGCACGATGACACCACAACAAGCTATATTGTTGGAGGACAGGATGCCCCACTCGGCAAATACCCCTTTATGGTATCCGTCGGAGCGAAATATAAGAGTCACTTCTGCGGAGGAACCCTCATCAGCAAAAATGCGGTTCTGACAGCGGCACACTGCCTGGTCGACCAGGACACATCAAACCTGAGAGCATATTTCACCGACGGGCGTACGCCCATGGATGACTTCTACATCGGACAACTCGCGAAAGAAAAGGGTAACGAGGAAAAGTTTTTTGAGAGCTTTCCTTTCATACGCGGCAGAGACACTAATACAAAATCATTTAAGATCAGCAGAGTCGAATACCACCCTGCCTACAAGACTCGCTCTGCCAAGGATCCGATAATATCTGGCCCGATGAGAGAGGATCACACTGATGCTGCCATCATGTTCTTAGAGACCCCTGTCACAGAGATCGCACCGGTTACCCTCTCAAAAACGACCGGTGACGCACGGTTATGGGAGGGTACAGATGTGACCGCGATTGGATGGGGCCAGATGCGAGATGCGGCCCTCAGCCCGGACATCGACCCCAAATCCATTGAGTGGGAAAACCCAAAAACGCTTCAGGAACTTCACGGGCCTGTCCTTGACCACAAAATTTGCACAGCAAACAATCGCTTTTTCTATGACACCCAGCGTCATCTGTGCTCCGGAATAGGAAACACCGGCGTCGCTAAAGGCGATAGCGGCGGCCCCCTCCTAAAAGCCTCACCAGAAAGCCTCACCGGCTGGGAACAGGTCGGAATTGTACGATCAGGTTCCCCTTTTGGCCCGAAAGCGTTTACTCGCGTGGGCTCAAAAGAAGTTTGGGAAAGCTGGAACACCCCCGGCGTACTAGAGCTTCGCAAAGAACTCGGGCTCTGGGCCAGGTAAAACCGTGATCTTCACCACGGGTGAGACATTGGCTCATCACCCACAGTAGCGGACACGTGAGGTCTCCGTTTCTACGAACCTTCACTCGCAGAAACGGGGAATTTTTCTGCGAACAATACGGATATAACCCCGTCATCCTTTCAACAGAATCAACACCACAACCACGTTCACACCGTACTCAACGACAAAACAGAATCCATTCGACCACCTCTCTACAAGGTTCACGGTCACCTCACCCGAAAGTGCAAAAACCCTCAACACCGTGTGGGCTCTGACCAACGGCAGGATTATTTATTAACGTCACGCACGACCCGATATTTTATCGGCAATCATCGCTAGAGGGGAGGTCGTAGTTCTCCGAGCCTGTTCCGCACGATCGGCAGCGTGGTACGTTGCGTAGAGCGCCTGAACCGCAACCCAGCGCAGCGGCTCCACCTCCCAAGAACGCACCCGATGCCCCACCCAGGGTAGGTGGGTGATGTCGGAATCCACACCCAGGATCAGGTCGGCCAGTGTTCTTCCCGCGAGGTTGGTGGTGGCCACACCGGTTCCCACGTATCCGCCAGCCCACGCCATCCCCGTTTGAGTATCCAGCCCCACCGTTGCAGCCCAATCCCGGGGCACCCCCAGCACTCCCGACCACACGTGATCCAATTCCACACCGGCGGTTGCGGGAAAGAAGCGATTGAGTATCTCCCGCAGCATGGTCACGGTGCGAGGTTGAGTGTGGCCGTCAAGGTCGGTGCGAGAACCGTAGCGGTAGGGCACACCGCGCCCACCGAGCGCAATACGGTCGTCAGCGGTTCGCTGCGCGTACATATAGGCGTGAGCAAAATCTCCCAGCGTTTCGCGGCCTTCCCAACCGATGGTGTCCCAGATATTCTGCGAGAGCGGTTGTGTGACCACTATTGAGGAGTTCATCGGCAACCACGCCCGCTTGAGTCCCGCCAATTGAGACGTAAACCCCTCGGTTGCCCGAACGATGTACCGAGCCTCAACCTCACCGTGCTCGGTGAGCGCAAGGTGAGGACGGATCTCTGTTACCCGGGTATTTTCATAGATCTTAACCCCCAGGCTTTCTACCGAGGCGGCTAATCCACGCGCGAGTTTTGCCGGGTGAATCCGGGCGCAGTGCGGATGCCACAGGGCCGCGCGGGTTCCCACCACGTTGATCCTGGCCTGTGCAGCGACCGCATCCAGTAGCTCAACATCGGTGTTGTCCCACTGCTGCTCTGAGGCCGCGGCGGCTCGCAATCGACCCTCCTGTGCCTGATTGTACGCCACGCTAAACTCACCACCCTTGTGAATATCAGCCTCAATCCCCTCCGCGTGGGCAACCCGGATAACCTCATCAACCGTCTCATTCATCGCCGCCTGAAAGCGGTGGGCAGCGTCACGCCCGTGGCTGCGGACGTATTGTTCGCGACCTCCCGTGACGCTATTGGTGAGCCAGCCGCCGTTTCGTCCCGAGGCTCCATAACCGGCAAAGCGCTGCTCCAGGATCACCACCCGGAGATGAGGGGCCGCCTTTTTAAGGTAGTAGGCGGCCCAGAGGCCGGTGTATCCGGCCCCCACGATGACAATATCGGCGCGCATTGACCCGGGCAGCGTGGGTCTCGGCGCAGGATGCCCAATCTGCTCCCACCAGAACGAAACGTGACCGTCTACAATAGGCATCTTCTACTTTCCTCACTTGTGTTGTGTTCTGGGGAACGAGGCGAGTTTGTTCATCGCTCGGGCAGTTCAACGGCGTCGGCGGGGTTCCAGGCGAGTAGTGCGGAAGTTCCGGGGCTTCCCCGCCACCGAGGTTCTGCTCCATCGCGCACCACCCCGGTTGACCCATCGGGCAGAACACACTCGTATTTCCATCCGGATCCAAGATAAATGCTCTGCAAAACTGTCACGGGAACACTTCTGTGTCCGGCCGCAACCTCGGACTCTCTGGTGAGCAGCGTTCCCCGCTCCGGCCTCAGAACCGTGACCCTGCTCGATCCGGGGGTGCGAATCATGGCTGACTCCCCGATGAATCCGGCAACAAAGAGGGAGGAAGGCCGTTCGTAGAGTTCCTGCGCGGTTCCCACCTGTTCGATGTGCCCCTCGTTAAACACCGCAATCCGATCGGAGAGGGTGAGGGCTTCTTCCTGGTCGTGGGTGACAAACACAAAGGTGCGCCCCACCTCCCGGTGAATTCTGCGCAGTTCAAGCTGAAGTTTTTCGCGCAGATTTTTATCGAGCGCACCCAGTGGTTCGTCAAG
Proteins encoded in this window:
- a CDS encoding serine protease — protein: MENNPYRVIKNFTVAAVSLSIASTLFSAGVAYATPQSEPHDDTTTSYIVGGQDAPLGKYPFMVSVGAKYKSHFCGGTLISKNAVLTAAHCLVDQDTSNLRAYFTDGRTPMDDFYIGQLAKEKGNEEKFFESFPFIRGRDTNTKSFKISRVEYHPAYKTRSAKDPIISGPMREDHTDAAIMFLETPVTEIAPVTLSKTTGDARLWEGTDVTAIGWGQMRDAALSPDIDPKSIEWENPKTLQELHGPVLDHKICTANNRFFYDTQRHLCSGIGNTGVAKGDSGGPLLKASPESLTGWEQVGIVRSGSPFGPKAFTRVGSKEVWESWNTPGVLELRKELGLWAR
- a CDS encoding FAD-binding oxidoreductase; its protein translation is MVDGHVSFWWEQIGHPAPRPTLPGSMRADIVIVGAGYTGLWAAYYLKKAAPHLRVVILEQRFAGYGASGRNGGWLTNSVTGGREQYVRSHGRDAAHRFQAAMNETVDEVIRVAHAEGIEADIHKGGEFSVAYNQAQEGRLRAAAASEQQWDNTDVELLDAVAAQARINVVGTRAALWHPHCARIHPAKLARGLAASVESLGVKIYENTRVTEIRPHLALTEHGEVEARYIVRATEGFTSQLAGLKRAWLPMNSSIVVTQPLSQNIWDTIGWEGRETLGDFAHAYMYAQRTADDRIALGGRGVPYRYGSRTDLDGHTQPRTVTMLREILNRFFPATAGVELDHVWSGVLGVPRDWAATVGLDTQTGMAWAGGYVGTGVATTNLAGRTLADLILGVDSDITHLPWVGHRVRSWEVEPLRWVAVQALYATYHAADRAEQARRTTTSPLAMIADKISGRA